The following are from one region of the Polyangiaceae bacterium genome:
- a CDS encoding FKBP-type peptidyl-prolyl cis-trans isomerase gives MARPEVKRALVLVLLAGCAARTPAPPPESAPARVQVPEPEPETEDSEPPVREVSAPPSRVDEDGLVIETLASGSGARAVPGTRVAVHYVGTLEDGTVFDSSRERGTPFEFELGRQHAIEGFERCVDGMQVGEVRRVTIPPELGYKDRARGKIPANATLIFEIELLGVK, from the coding sequence CTGGCGCGGCCGGAAGTGAAGCGGGCGCTCGTCCTCGTTCTGTTGGCAGGTTGCGCCGCCCGGACGCCGGCACCGCCGCCGGAATCGGCACCCGCTCGCGTTCAGGTGCCCGAGCCCGAGCCCGAAACCGAAGACAGCGAGCCGCCCGTACGTGAGGTCAGCGCACCGCCCTCTCGGGTGGACGAAGACGGGCTCGTGATCGAGACGCTCGCTTCCGGCAGCGGCGCGCGCGCGGTGCCCGGGACGCGCGTGGCGGTGCACTACGTCGGGACGTTGGAGGACGGCACCGTGTTCGACTCCAGCCGCGAGCGCGGTACGCCCTTCGAATTCGAGCTCGGAAGGCAGCACGCGATCGAGGGCTTCGAGCGCTGTGTGGATGGAATGCAGGTGGGCGAGGTACGCCGCGTGACGATTCCGCCGGAGCTCGGTTACAAGGACCGAGCTCGGGGGAAGATCCCCGCGAACGCGACGCTGATCTTCGAGATCGAGCTATTGGGCGTGAAATAG
- a CDS encoding alpha/beta fold hydrolase, which translates to MFSHGLLWSGEMFRAQVDALAGSFRTVTYDHRGQGRSAESSLASIDMDTLTRDAVALIARLALAPVHFVGLSMGGFVGLRLAARYPKLVRSLTLMETSALPEPEENRLKYRAMAWASRMVGVAPLADRVMPIMFGKTFLEDPARAQERKLWRERLLQNRRSVWRAVNGVIDRPSVEAELARIAVPTLVLVGDEDVATPRDKAERIVNGIAGAQLTEIPAAGHSSTVENPEAVNRALTGFLASLS; encoded by the coding sequence ATGTTCAGCCACGGGCTCTTGTGGAGCGGTGAAATGTTTCGCGCGCAGGTCGACGCCCTCGCCGGTAGCTTCCGGACAGTGACCTACGACCATCGCGGACAAGGTCGCAGCGCCGAGTCGAGCCTGGCGAGCATCGACATGGACACGCTCACGCGGGACGCCGTCGCGCTGATCGCGCGGCTGGCGCTCGCCCCCGTGCACTTCGTCGGGCTGAGCATGGGCGGCTTCGTGGGGCTGCGGCTGGCGGCGCGCTATCCGAAGCTCGTCCGCTCCCTGACGCTGATGGAGACCAGCGCACTGCCGGAGCCCGAGGAGAATCGACTCAAGTATCGCGCCATGGCCTGGGCCTCCCGCATGGTCGGCGTCGCGCCGCTCGCGGATCGCGTCATGCCCATCATGTTCGGCAAGACGTTCTTGGAGGATCCGGCACGGGCGCAGGAGCGCAAGCTCTGGCGAGAGCGTTTGCTCCAAAATCGCCGTAGCGTGTGGCGCGCCGTCAATGGCGTCATCGATCGACCTTCGGTGGAGGCCGAGCTCGCGCGCATCGCCGTCCCCACCTTGGTGCTGGTCGGTGACGAAGACGTCGCCACGCCGAGGGACAAGGCGGAGCGCATCGTCAATGGCATTGCCGGAGCCCAGCTGACGGAGATCCCCGCCGCCGGGCACAGCTCGACGGTGGAGAACCCGGAGGCCGTCAACCGCGCCCTCACCGGCTTTTTGGCCTCTCTGAGCTGA
- a CDS encoding methyltransferase produces the protein MNDVSRRRVDFSMAEWKGKVRLPPLTETIPQHEEWCEVLEGGEWKRIRFHDYDRIYERPGLYEHLFYGLLKCNSPRRVVRLLSEVMAEPGALEEPLRALDLGAGNGIVGDELRAVGATELVGIDIIPEAKMAAERDRPDLYTDYVVADLCRPTDEVKATLAEIRPNALVCVAALGFGDIPPLAYYHSASFVPKGGLLAFNIKEEFLDERFTHGFSELIRRMVRDKIVRIEATRRYCHRLSAAGEPIFYTAMVATKLEDIPRAMVVDP, from the coding sequence ATGAACGACGTTTCGCGTCGACGTGTAGATTTTTCCATGGCCGAGTGGAAGGGCAAGGTGCGCCTGCCGCCCTTGACCGAAACCATTCCCCAGCACGAGGAATGGTGTGAAGTGCTCGAAGGCGGCGAATGGAAGCGCATTCGCTTTCACGATTACGACCGCATCTACGAGCGCCCAGGCCTTTACGAGCACCTGTTCTACGGACTGCTCAAGTGCAACTCGCCACGGCGCGTGGTGCGTTTGCTTTCCGAGGTGATGGCGGAGCCCGGCGCTCTCGAAGAGCCGCTTCGCGCCTTGGACCTGGGCGCGGGTAACGGCATCGTGGGCGACGAGCTGCGCGCCGTGGGCGCCACGGAGCTCGTCGGCATCGACATCATTCCCGAGGCGAAGATGGCGGCCGAACGCGATCGCCCCGACCTGTACACGGACTACGTGGTGGCCGACCTGTGTCGCCCCACGGACGAGGTGAAGGCGACCTTGGCGGAGATCCGCCCCAACGCCCTCGTGTGCGTGGCCGCCCTCGGCTTCGGCGACATTCCGCCCCTCGCGTACTACCACTCCGCGAGCTTCGTGCCGAAGGGTGGGCTCTTGGCGTTCAACATCAAGGAAGAGTTCCTCGACGAGCGTTTCACGCATGGTTTTTCGGAGCTCATTCGCCGAATGGTTCGCGACAAGATCGTTCGCATCGAGGCGACCCGCCGCTACTGTCATCGCCTGAGCGCGGCGGGCGAGCCGATCTTCTACACCGCGATGGTGGCGACCAAGCTCGAGGACATCCCCCGGGCCATGGTCGTGGACCCGTAA
- a CDS encoding serine/threonine protein kinase, with amino-acid sequence MFVCSECGRSYPAPGFCTEDGGGLQATAGDELLGTIVGSYRIAAKLGEGGMGVVYKGVHPNIGSRVAIKLLSPECAKSPALVERFFAEARAVNVIRHDNIVSVSDLASLPDGRPYIVMEYLDGAPLSGILKRVGALPLGTLVDLATELLDALGAAHDKGVIHRDLKPDNVFITGSGRVKVLDFGIAKLRPELGGISDATRTGSLLGTPHYMSPEQAAGRPVDIRSDLYSAGVILFEAATGQRPFSVDSLYELLKAHVELMPTAPRLLRPEIPPVFEQVLLRALQKDPAYRFQSARELAQALSQVRQILPADAFVPVSTLATLPAGSNPRAARVPTPIAVTPATLARGPSPELSPPLTPPPVVEKKRGGRFGYFVVGTCGVITLATLGSCVTCVFIGANADGDAISVPVGNGEVAVFKPKAFDVTGFTARAMSIASHRDESAKLVSIDAKGSWSNKTVNLADEAGDRVVYAFRTSSGCVNVDVGPTGLTTQKAQSCPERTVSPPRCSTDVVFDKAEKTGGPSGYGRATLTFAASLDGSGSWRIKNADWDGSVPDDC; translated from the coding sequence ATGTTCGTGTGCTCCGAGTGCGGAAGAAGCTACCCGGCCCCCGGGTTCTGCACGGAGGACGGCGGCGGCCTGCAGGCCACCGCAGGCGACGAGCTGCTCGGCACCATCGTCGGTAGCTATCGCATCGCCGCCAAGCTCGGCGAGGGTGGCATGGGCGTGGTGTACAAGGGCGTCCACCCGAACATCGGCAGTCGCGTCGCTATCAAGCTGCTTTCGCCGGAGTGCGCCAAGAGCCCCGCGCTGGTGGAGCGCTTCTTCGCCGAAGCTCGCGCCGTCAACGTGATCCGCCACGACAACATCGTGAGCGTCTCGGATCTGGCCTCGCTGCCCGACGGCCGTCCCTACATCGTGATGGAGTACCTGGACGGCGCGCCGCTGTCCGGCATCCTGAAGCGCGTGGGCGCGCTGCCGTTGGGCACCCTCGTGGACCTGGCGACGGAGTTGCTCGACGCCCTGGGTGCCGCCCACGACAAGGGCGTCATCCACCGGGATCTGAAGCCGGACAACGTCTTCATCACGGGCAGCGGACGGGTGAAGGTGCTCGACTTCGGCATCGCCAAGCTGCGCCCGGAGCTCGGTGGCATCAGCGACGCGACCCGCACCGGCTCGCTGCTCGGCACGCCGCACTACATGTCGCCGGAGCAAGCGGCGGGTCGTCCGGTGGACATCCGCTCCGACCTCTACTCCGCCGGGGTGATCCTGTTCGAGGCGGCCACCGGCCAGCGGCCGTTCTCCGTGGATTCGCTGTACGAGCTGCTCAAGGCCCACGTCGAGCTCATGCCCACCGCGCCGCGGCTGCTGCGGCCGGAGATCCCGCCGGTATTCGAGCAGGTGTTGCTGCGCGCGCTGCAGAAGGACCCGGCCTATCGCTTCCAGTCCGCCCGCGAGCTCGCGCAAGCGCTCTCGCAAGTGCGCCAGATCTTGCCCGCGGATGCCTTCGTGCCGGTGAGCACGCTGGCCACCTTGCCCGCCGGTTCCAACCCTCGCGCTGCCCGCGTCCCCACGCCCATCGCGGTGACTCCCGCGACGCTGGCGCGGGGACCATCGCCGGAGCTCTCGCCGCCGCTCACGCCTCCCCCCGTGGTCGAGAAGAAGAGGGGCGGCCGCTTCGGCTACTTCGTGGTGGGAACCTGCGGCGTCATCACCCTCGCCACCCTCGGCTCCTGCGTCACCTGCGTGTTCATCGGCGCCAACGCCGACGGCGACGCCATCAGCGTCCCGGTGGGCAACGGCGAGGTCGCCGTGTTCAAGCCCAAGGCCTTCGACGTGACGGGGTTCACGGCCCGCGCCATGAGCATCGCCAGCCACCGCGACGAATCCGCCAAGCTCGTGAGCATCGACGCCAAAGGAAGCTGGTCGAACAAGACCGTGAACCTCGCCGACGAAGCCGGGGACCGAGTGGTGTACGCGTTCCGCACCAGCTCCGGCTGCGTGAACGTGGACGTCGGTCCCACCGGGCTCACCACGCAGAAGGCCCAGAGCTGCCCGGAACGCACCGTGAGCCCACCGCGGTGCTCCACGGACGTGGTCTTCGACAAGGCCGAAAAGACCGGCGGACCTTCCGGCTACGGCCGCGCCACCCTCACCTTCGCCGCCAGCCTCGACGGCAGCGGCAGCTGGCGCATCAAGAACGCCGACTGGGACGGCAGCGTCCCCGACGATTGCTGA